The following are encoded in a window of Carassius auratus strain Wakin chromosome 6, ASM336829v1, whole genome shotgun sequence genomic DNA:
- the LOC113101627 gene encoding cytoplasmic FMR1-interacting protein 1 homolog isoform X1, with protein sequence MNFSLFDSCAISRDAATDHCSEMHRLRVMASAVTLEDALSNVDLLEELPLPDQQPCIEPLPSSLIYQPNFNTNFEDRNAFVTGIARYIEQATVHSNMNEMLEEGQEYAVMLYTWRSCSRAIPQVKCNEQPNRVEIYEKTVEVLEPEVTKLMNFMYFQRTAIDRFCGEVRRLCHAERRKDFVSEAYLLTLGKFINMFAVLDELKNMKCSVKNDHSAYKRAAQFLRKMSEPSSIQESQNLSMFLANHNKITQSLQQQLEVIHGFDELLADIVNLCVDYYENKMYLTPSEKHMLLKVMGFGLYLMDGTNSSIYKLDAKKRINLTKIDKFFKQLQVVPLFGDMQIELARYIKTSAHYEENKSRWSCTSAGSSPQYNICEQMIQIREDHMRFISELARYSNNEVVTGSGRQEAQKTDSEYRKLFDLALQGLQLLSHWSAQVMEVYSWKLVHPTDKYSNKECPDNAEEYERATRYNYTCEEKFALVEVIAMIKGLQVLMGRMESVFNHAIRHTIYAALQDFAQVTLREPLRQAIKKKKNVIQSILQAIRKTICDWETGREPHNDPALRGEKDPKGGFDIKVPRRAVGPSSTQLYMVRTMLESLVADKSGSKKTLRSSLEGPTILDIEKFHRESFFFTHLLNFSETLQQCCDLSQLWFREFFLELTMGRRIQFPIEMSMPWILTDHILETKEASMMEYVLYSLDLYNDSAHYALTKFKKQFLYDEIEAEVNLCFDQFVYKLADQIFAYYKILAGSLLLDKRLRAECKNQGANIPWPSSNRYETLLKQRHVQLLGRSIDLNRLITQRVSSALYKSLELAINRFESEDLTSIMELEGLLDINRMTHKLLSKFLTLDSIDAMFREANHNVSAPYGRITLHVFWELNYDFLPNYCYNGSTNRFVRTVLPFSQEFQRDKPPNAQPQYLYGSKALNLAYSSIYSLYRNFLGPPHIKAICRLLGYQGIAVVMEELLKVVKSLLQGTILQYVKTLMEVMPKICRLPRHEYGSPGILEFFHHQLKDIVEYAELKTVCFQNLREVGNALLFCLLSEQSLSQEEVCDLLHAAPFQNILPRVHVKEGERLDAKMKRLEAKYTALHMVPLIERLGTPQQIAIAREGDLLTKERLCCGLSIFEVILTRVRGYLDDPIWRGPLPSNGVMHVDECVEFHRLWSAMQFVYCIPVGTHEFTVEQCFGDGLNWAGCMIITLLGQHRRFDILDFSYHLLKVQKHDGKDEVIKSVPLKKMVDRIRKFQILNDEIFAILNKYLKSGDGENMPVEHVRCFQPPIHQSLASN encoded by the exons ATGAACTTTTCACTATTTGACAGTTGCGCTATTAGTAGAGATGCTGCTACTGATCACTGCTCAGAGATGCACAGACTCAG AGTGATGGCGTCCGCGGTGACTCTGGAAGATGCTCTGTCTAATGTGGACCTGCTGGAGGAGCTGCCACTTCCAGATCAGCAGCCCTGCATCGAGCCCCTGCCCTCCTCGCTCATTTACCAG CCCAACTTCAACACCAACTTTGAGGACCGCAATGCTTTTGTGACAGGCATTGCACGTTACATCGAGCAGGCCACCGTCCACTCCAACATG AATGAGATGTTGGAGGAAGGACAGGAGTATGCCGTGATGCTGTATACCTGGAGGAGCTGTTCAAGAGCTATTCCTCAG GTGAAGTGTAATGAACAGCCTAACAGAGTGGAGATCTATGAGAAGACAGTGGAGGTGCTCGAGCCTGAAGTCACTAAACTGATGAACTTCATGTACTTTCAG AGGACAGCAATAGATCGCTTCTGTGGGGAAGTGCGTCGACTATGTCACGCCGAGAGGAGGAAGGACTTTGTGTCTGAGGCCTATTTGCTCACGCTGGGGAAGTTCATCAACATGTTTGCAGTACTGGACGAACTTAAGAACATGAAGTGCAGCGTCAAAAATGATCACTCCGCCTACAAGAG AGCCGCCCAGTTCCTGAGGAAAATGTCTGAGCCATCCTCCATTCAGGAATCTCAGAACTTGTCCATGTTCCTGGCCAACCATAACAAGATCACTCAG TCCCTACAGCAGCAGCTTGAAGTGATTCATGGATTTGATGAGCTGTTGGCAGACATCGTTAACCTGTGCGTGGACTACTACGAAAACAAGATGTACCTCACCCCCAGTGAGAAGCACATGCTACTCAAA GTGATGGGCTTTGGTCTCTATCTCATGGATGGAACCAACAGCAGCATCTACAAACTGGATGCCAAGAAGAGAATCAACCTCACAAAAATTGACAAATTTTTCAag CAATTGCAGGTAGTACCTCTGTTTGGGGACATGCAGATTGAGCTGGCCCGCTATATCAAAACCAGCGCTCACTACGAGGAAAACAAATCCAG GTGGTCGTGCACATCTGCAGGCAGTAGCCCGCAGTATAATATCTGCGAGCAGATGATTCAAATCCGTGAAGACCACATGCGCTTCATTTCTGAGCTGGCTCGCTACAGCAACAATGAG GTAGTGACAGGCTCAGGGCGTCAGGAGGCCCAGAAGACAGACTCTGAATACAGGAAGCTGTTTGATCTGGCTCTGCAGGGTCTGCAGCTGCTCTCTCATTGGAGCGCTCAGGTCATGGAAGTG TATTCCTGGAAGTTGGTGCACCCCACAGATAAATACTCCAACAAAGAATGCCCAGACAACGCTGAGGAGTACGAACGCGCCACCAGATACAACTACACCTGCGAGGAGAAATTTGCTCTGGTGGAG GTCATTGCCATGATAAAGGGCCTGCAGGTTCTGATGGGTCGTATGGAGAGTGTGTTCAACCACGCAATCCGTCACACCATCTATGCAGCTCTGCAAGACTTTGCCCAGGTCACGCTCCGAGAACCGCTGCGTCAGGCcatcaagaaaaagaagaatgtcATCCAGAG CATCCTCCAGGCCATCCGTAAGACCATCTGTGATTGGGAGACTGGCAGAGAGCCACATAATGACCCAGCCTTGCGGGGTGAGAAGGATCCTAAAGGGGGATTTGATATCAAAGTTCCTCGTCGTGCCGTAGGACCCTCCAGCACTCAG CTGTATATGGTCAGGACGATGCTGGAGTCTCTGGTCGCTGATAAGAGCGGTTCAAAGAAGACTCTGCGCAGTAGTTTGGAGGGTCCGACCATCCTAGACATTGAGAAGTTCCATCGCGAATCATTCTTCTTCACTCACCTGCTCAACTTCAGTG AGACGCTGCAGCAGTGCTGTGATTTGTCCCAGCTCTGGTTCCGGGAGTTCTTTTTGGAGCTTACAATGGGTCGCCGCATCCAGTTCCCAATTGAGATGTCCATGCCCTGGATCCTCACCGACCACATCCTGGAGACTAAAGAGGCCTCTATGATGGA GTATGTGTTGTATTCATTGGATCTGTACAACGACAGCGCACACTATGCTCTCACAAAgtttaaaaagcagtttctttatGATGAGATTGAAGCTGAG GTGAACCTCTGCTTTGACCAGTTTGTCTACAAACTTGCTGATCAAATTTTTGCCTACTACAAGATTCTTGCCGGAAG TCTCCTCCTTGATAAGAGACTAAGAGCCGAATGTAAGAATCAGGGTGCCAATATCCCGTGGCCTTCCTCCAATCGTTACGAGACGCTTCTCAAACAGAGACATGTTCAG CTCCTTGGACGATCGATTGATTTGAACCGTCTGATCACCCAGCGAGTGTCCTCGGCACTGTACAAATCCCTAGAGCTTGCCATCAACCGCTTTGAGAGCGAGGACCTCACTTCCATCATG GAGTTGGAGGGGTTGTTGGACATAAACCGGATGACCCATAAGCTCCTCAGTAAGTTTTTGACACTGGACAGTATCGACGCCATGTTCCGTGAGGCAAACCACAATGTATCTGCGCCCTATGGCAGAATCACACTCCATGTCTTCTGGGAACTCAACTATGACTTCTTGCCCAACTACTGTTACAATGGCTCCACGAACAG GTTTGTTCGCACTGTGCTGCCATTTTCACAAGAGTTTCAGAGAGACAAGCCTCCCAATGCCCAGCCACAGTACCTGTATGGCTCAAAG GCTTTGAATTTGGCGTACAGTAGCATATACAGCCTCTACCGGAACTTCCTGGGACCTCCACATATTAAGGCTATTTGCAGACTTCTAGGATACCAGGGCATCGCTGTGGTGATGGAAGAGCTGTTAAAGGTCGTTAAAAGCCTG CTTCAGGGCACCATTCTGCAGTATGTAAAGACCCTGATGGAAGTCATGCCCAAGATATGCCGTCTGCCTCGCCACGAGTATGGCTCTCCAG GTATTCTGGAGTTCTTCCACCACCAGCTGAAGGACATTGTGGAGTATGCTGAGCTGAAGACTGTGTGCTTCCAGAACCTGAGGGAAGTCGGAAACGCTTTGCTGTTCTGCCTGCTGAGTGAACAGAGCTTG TCTCAAGAGGAGGTGTGTGACTTGTTGCATGCAGCACCCTTCCAGAACATCTTGCCAAGAGTTCACGTTAAAG AAGGTGAACGTCTGGATGCAAAGATGAAGCGTTTGGAGGCCAAATACACAGCGCTGCATATGGTGCCTCTAATTGAGCGTCTGGGAACCCCTCAG CAAATAGCCATCGCCCGTGAAGGTGACCTGCTGACTAAAGAGCGGCTGTGCTGCGGTCTCTCCATATTCGAGGTCATTCTGACTCGCGTCCGCGGTTATCTGGACGACCCAATCTGGCGCGGCCCATTGCCCAGCAACGGTGTGATGCACGTGGACGAGTGTGTGGAGTTCCACAGGTTGTGGAGCGCCATGCAGTTTGTGTACTGCATCCCGGTGGGAACGCACGAGTTCACTGTTGA ACAATGTTTTGGAGATGGTCTGAACTGGGCTGGTTGCATGATTATCACATTGCTTGGACAGCACAGACGCTTTGATATCCTGGACTTCAGCTACCATCTCCTTAAGGTGCAGAAACATGACGGCAAAGATGAGGTCATCAAGAGTGTG cCTCTAAAGAAAATGGTTGATCGGATTCGCAAGTTCCAGATTCTGAACGATGAAATCTTTGCCATTTTGAACAAGTACCTGAAGTCTGGGGATGGAGAGAACATGCCAGTCGAACACGTCCGTTGCTTTCAGCCTCCAATCCATCAGTCATTGGCCAGTAACTGA
- the LOC113101627 gene encoding cytoplasmic FMR1-interacting protein 1 homolog isoform X2 yields MASAVTLEDALSNVDLLEELPLPDQQPCIEPLPSSLIYQPNFNTNFEDRNAFVTGIARYIEQATVHSNMNEMLEEGQEYAVMLYTWRSCSRAIPQVKCNEQPNRVEIYEKTVEVLEPEVTKLMNFMYFQRTAIDRFCGEVRRLCHAERRKDFVSEAYLLTLGKFINMFAVLDELKNMKCSVKNDHSAYKRAAQFLRKMSEPSSIQESQNLSMFLANHNKITQSLQQQLEVIHGFDELLADIVNLCVDYYENKMYLTPSEKHMLLKVMGFGLYLMDGTNSSIYKLDAKKRINLTKIDKFFKQLQVVPLFGDMQIELARYIKTSAHYEENKSRWSCTSAGSSPQYNICEQMIQIREDHMRFISELARYSNNEVVTGSGRQEAQKTDSEYRKLFDLALQGLQLLSHWSAQVMEVYSWKLVHPTDKYSNKECPDNAEEYERATRYNYTCEEKFALVEVIAMIKGLQVLMGRMESVFNHAIRHTIYAALQDFAQVTLREPLRQAIKKKKNVIQSILQAIRKTICDWETGREPHNDPALRGEKDPKGGFDIKVPRRAVGPSSTQLYMVRTMLESLVADKSGSKKTLRSSLEGPTILDIEKFHRESFFFTHLLNFSETLQQCCDLSQLWFREFFLELTMGRRIQFPIEMSMPWILTDHILETKEASMMEYVLYSLDLYNDSAHYALTKFKKQFLYDEIEAEVNLCFDQFVYKLADQIFAYYKILAGSLLLDKRLRAECKNQGANIPWPSSNRYETLLKQRHVQLLGRSIDLNRLITQRVSSALYKSLELAINRFESEDLTSIMELEGLLDINRMTHKLLSKFLTLDSIDAMFREANHNVSAPYGRITLHVFWELNYDFLPNYCYNGSTNRFVRTVLPFSQEFQRDKPPNAQPQYLYGSKALNLAYSSIYSLYRNFLGPPHIKAICRLLGYQGIAVVMEELLKVVKSLLQGTILQYVKTLMEVMPKICRLPRHEYGSPGILEFFHHQLKDIVEYAELKTVCFQNLREVGNALLFCLLSEQSLSQEEVCDLLHAAPFQNILPRVHVKEGERLDAKMKRLEAKYTALHMVPLIERLGTPQQIAIAREGDLLTKERLCCGLSIFEVILTRVRGYLDDPIWRGPLPSNGVMHVDECVEFHRLWSAMQFVYCIPVGTHEFTVEQCFGDGLNWAGCMIITLLGQHRRFDILDFSYHLLKVQKHDGKDEVIKSVPLKKMVDRIRKFQILNDEIFAILNKYLKSGDGENMPVEHVRCFQPPIHQSLASN; encoded by the exons ATGGCGTCCGCGGTGACTCTGGAAGATGCTCTGTCTAATGTGGACCTGCTGGAGGAGCTGCCACTTCCAGATCAGCAGCCCTGCATCGAGCCCCTGCCCTCCTCGCTCATTTACCAG CCCAACTTCAACACCAACTTTGAGGACCGCAATGCTTTTGTGACAGGCATTGCACGTTACATCGAGCAGGCCACCGTCCACTCCAACATG AATGAGATGTTGGAGGAAGGACAGGAGTATGCCGTGATGCTGTATACCTGGAGGAGCTGTTCAAGAGCTATTCCTCAG GTGAAGTGTAATGAACAGCCTAACAGAGTGGAGATCTATGAGAAGACAGTGGAGGTGCTCGAGCCTGAAGTCACTAAACTGATGAACTTCATGTACTTTCAG AGGACAGCAATAGATCGCTTCTGTGGGGAAGTGCGTCGACTATGTCACGCCGAGAGGAGGAAGGACTTTGTGTCTGAGGCCTATTTGCTCACGCTGGGGAAGTTCATCAACATGTTTGCAGTACTGGACGAACTTAAGAACATGAAGTGCAGCGTCAAAAATGATCACTCCGCCTACAAGAG AGCCGCCCAGTTCCTGAGGAAAATGTCTGAGCCATCCTCCATTCAGGAATCTCAGAACTTGTCCATGTTCCTGGCCAACCATAACAAGATCACTCAG TCCCTACAGCAGCAGCTTGAAGTGATTCATGGATTTGATGAGCTGTTGGCAGACATCGTTAACCTGTGCGTGGACTACTACGAAAACAAGATGTACCTCACCCCCAGTGAGAAGCACATGCTACTCAAA GTGATGGGCTTTGGTCTCTATCTCATGGATGGAACCAACAGCAGCATCTACAAACTGGATGCCAAGAAGAGAATCAACCTCACAAAAATTGACAAATTTTTCAag CAATTGCAGGTAGTACCTCTGTTTGGGGACATGCAGATTGAGCTGGCCCGCTATATCAAAACCAGCGCTCACTACGAGGAAAACAAATCCAG GTGGTCGTGCACATCTGCAGGCAGTAGCCCGCAGTATAATATCTGCGAGCAGATGATTCAAATCCGTGAAGACCACATGCGCTTCATTTCTGAGCTGGCTCGCTACAGCAACAATGAG GTAGTGACAGGCTCAGGGCGTCAGGAGGCCCAGAAGACAGACTCTGAATACAGGAAGCTGTTTGATCTGGCTCTGCAGGGTCTGCAGCTGCTCTCTCATTGGAGCGCTCAGGTCATGGAAGTG TATTCCTGGAAGTTGGTGCACCCCACAGATAAATACTCCAACAAAGAATGCCCAGACAACGCTGAGGAGTACGAACGCGCCACCAGATACAACTACACCTGCGAGGAGAAATTTGCTCTGGTGGAG GTCATTGCCATGATAAAGGGCCTGCAGGTTCTGATGGGTCGTATGGAGAGTGTGTTCAACCACGCAATCCGTCACACCATCTATGCAGCTCTGCAAGACTTTGCCCAGGTCACGCTCCGAGAACCGCTGCGTCAGGCcatcaagaaaaagaagaatgtcATCCAGAG CATCCTCCAGGCCATCCGTAAGACCATCTGTGATTGGGAGACTGGCAGAGAGCCACATAATGACCCAGCCTTGCGGGGTGAGAAGGATCCTAAAGGGGGATTTGATATCAAAGTTCCTCGTCGTGCCGTAGGACCCTCCAGCACTCAG CTGTATATGGTCAGGACGATGCTGGAGTCTCTGGTCGCTGATAAGAGCGGTTCAAAGAAGACTCTGCGCAGTAGTTTGGAGGGTCCGACCATCCTAGACATTGAGAAGTTCCATCGCGAATCATTCTTCTTCACTCACCTGCTCAACTTCAGTG AGACGCTGCAGCAGTGCTGTGATTTGTCCCAGCTCTGGTTCCGGGAGTTCTTTTTGGAGCTTACAATGGGTCGCCGCATCCAGTTCCCAATTGAGATGTCCATGCCCTGGATCCTCACCGACCACATCCTGGAGACTAAAGAGGCCTCTATGATGGA GTATGTGTTGTATTCATTGGATCTGTACAACGACAGCGCACACTATGCTCTCACAAAgtttaaaaagcagtttctttatGATGAGATTGAAGCTGAG GTGAACCTCTGCTTTGACCAGTTTGTCTACAAACTTGCTGATCAAATTTTTGCCTACTACAAGATTCTTGCCGGAAG TCTCCTCCTTGATAAGAGACTAAGAGCCGAATGTAAGAATCAGGGTGCCAATATCCCGTGGCCTTCCTCCAATCGTTACGAGACGCTTCTCAAACAGAGACATGTTCAG CTCCTTGGACGATCGATTGATTTGAACCGTCTGATCACCCAGCGAGTGTCCTCGGCACTGTACAAATCCCTAGAGCTTGCCATCAACCGCTTTGAGAGCGAGGACCTCACTTCCATCATG GAGTTGGAGGGGTTGTTGGACATAAACCGGATGACCCATAAGCTCCTCAGTAAGTTTTTGACACTGGACAGTATCGACGCCATGTTCCGTGAGGCAAACCACAATGTATCTGCGCCCTATGGCAGAATCACACTCCATGTCTTCTGGGAACTCAACTATGACTTCTTGCCCAACTACTGTTACAATGGCTCCACGAACAG GTTTGTTCGCACTGTGCTGCCATTTTCACAAGAGTTTCAGAGAGACAAGCCTCCCAATGCCCAGCCACAGTACCTGTATGGCTCAAAG GCTTTGAATTTGGCGTACAGTAGCATATACAGCCTCTACCGGAACTTCCTGGGACCTCCACATATTAAGGCTATTTGCAGACTTCTAGGATACCAGGGCATCGCTGTGGTGATGGAAGAGCTGTTAAAGGTCGTTAAAAGCCTG CTTCAGGGCACCATTCTGCAGTATGTAAAGACCCTGATGGAAGTCATGCCCAAGATATGCCGTCTGCCTCGCCACGAGTATGGCTCTCCAG GTATTCTGGAGTTCTTCCACCACCAGCTGAAGGACATTGTGGAGTATGCTGAGCTGAAGACTGTGTGCTTCCAGAACCTGAGGGAAGTCGGAAACGCTTTGCTGTTCTGCCTGCTGAGTGAACAGAGCTTG TCTCAAGAGGAGGTGTGTGACTTGTTGCATGCAGCACCCTTCCAGAACATCTTGCCAAGAGTTCACGTTAAAG AAGGTGAACGTCTGGATGCAAAGATGAAGCGTTTGGAGGCCAAATACACAGCGCTGCATATGGTGCCTCTAATTGAGCGTCTGGGAACCCCTCAG CAAATAGCCATCGCCCGTGAAGGTGACCTGCTGACTAAAGAGCGGCTGTGCTGCGGTCTCTCCATATTCGAGGTCATTCTGACTCGCGTCCGCGGTTATCTGGACGACCCAATCTGGCGCGGCCCATTGCCCAGCAACGGTGTGATGCACGTGGACGAGTGTGTGGAGTTCCACAGGTTGTGGAGCGCCATGCAGTTTGTGTACTGCATCCCGGTGGGAACGCACGAGTTCACTGTTGA ACAATGTTTTGGAGATGGTCTGAACTGGGCTGGTTGCATGATTATCACATTGCTTGGACAGCACAGACGCTTTGATATCCTGGACTTCAGCTACCATCTCCTTAAGGTGCAGAAACATGACGGCAAAGATGAGGTCATCAAGAGTGTG cCTCTAAAGAAAATGGTTGATCGGATTCGCAAGTTCCAGATTCTGAACGATGAAATCTTTGCCATTTTGAACAAGTACCTGAAGTCTGGGGATGGAGAGAACATGCCAGTCGAACACGTCCGTTGCTTTCAGCCTCCAATCCATCAGTCATTGGCCAGTAACTGA
- the LOC113101679 gene encoding fibronectin type III domain-containing protein 9-like, protein MTITIQNITSTSAIVSWPLSPGCVDTFYSVMYHPNWNSLLMGYTRKSFLREDRVPVSQTSTSLGNLSPQTTYILCVTCQSANPTREQCQVFSTLDEGTELGESGRELAMGVWLASSILLLIIAVALLWGCLHTMCPAKRDPERGSQSGPNPPHLALTPMGGNMGSNGRKSLYTPGCGGEGSQNATVIENPFRVEHGREKANGLGCELLSPSNNLALCQNN, encoded by the coding sequence ATGACTATCACCATTCAGAACATCACATCCACCTCTGCCATCGTGAGCTGGCCGTTGTCTCCAGGCTGCGTGGACACGTTCTACAGTGTCATGTATCACCCTAACTGGAACAGCCTGCTAATGGGTTACACACGCAAGAGCTTCCTGCGGGAGGACAGGGTTCCTGTGAGCCAGACGTCCACCAGTCTGGGCAACCTCAGTCCACAGACCACTTACATCCTCTGCGTCACCTGCCAGTCCGCCAACCCCACCAGAGAGCAGTGCCAGGTCTTCAGTACCCTAGATGAGGGCACGGAGCTCGGAGAGAGCGGCAGGGAGCTGGCAATGGGCGTCTGGCTGGCCAGCAGCATCCTGTTGCTGATCATAGCTGTGGCTCTGCTTTGGGGATGTCTGCACACCATGTGTCCAGCCAAGAGGGACCCAGAAAGAGGCAGTCAGTCAGGTCCAAACCCTCCACACCTGGCTCTGACTCCCATGGGCGGGAACATGGGAAGTAATGGAAGAAAAAGTCTGTACACGCCAGGTTGTGGCGGAGAAGGCTCTCAGAACGCAACGGTGATTGAGAATCCTTTCCGAGTCGAGCATGGCAGAGAAAAGGCGAACGGGCTGGGTTGTGAACTTCTATCACCAAGTAATAATTTGGCCCTGTGTCAGAATAACTAG